The following are from one region of the Paenibacillus sabinae T27 genome:
- a CDS encoding DUF1003 domain-containing protein, producing the protein MAQEKAKMVPPEDVTINGFGIELNDKHKGRIDQYVELYEKRIVAHLDEEYSKQTGPGGKLADRIASFGGSWTFIIYFTCFLALWIIWNLLSFTRHFDSPPFILLNLCLSFLSAFQAPVIMMSQNRQAARDKHEAIIDFAINYKAEQEIDDMQSHLHRIETELQELKALLMNQQGKSKELE; encoded by the coding sequence ATGGCGCAAGAGAAAGCAAAAATGGTCCCGCCCGAGGACGTGACCATTAATGGATTCGGCATTGAACTGAACGACAAACATAAAGGGCGCATTGACCAATATGTGGAGCTTTATGAAAAACGCATCGTCGCCCATCTGGATGAGGAATACAGCAAGCAGACGGGTCCCGGCGGAAAATTGGCCGACCGTATCGCCTCTTTCGGCGGAAGCTGGACGTTCATCATTTATTTCACTTGCTTTTTGGCGCTGTGGATTATTTGGAACTTGCTCAGCTTCACCCGGCATTTTGATTCGCCGCCGTTTATTCTGCTGAATCTATGCTTGTCCTTTCTGTCCGCGTTCCAGGCTCCGGTGATCATGATGAGCCAGAACCGGCAGGCCGCGCGGGACAAACATGAGGCGATTATTGACTTTGCGATCAACTACAAGGCGGAGCAGGAGATCGACGACATGCAGAGCCATCTGCACCGGATTGAAACGGAGCTTCAGGAACTGAAGGCCCTTCTCATGAACCAGCAGGGGAAAAGTAAAGAGTTGGAGTAA
- a CDS encoding RNA polymerase sigma factor, producing MNFDELKDADHMDEDTLRAVMERFGDDVWNYIYYLTSSIELADGLAQEVFVKCYYRIGTYRGGSSFQTWLFSIARNAVFSYRKSRFFKASLWGDFTALPDRTEKIGVNAGGGMVVAASAEMQYFSSMHVNEIWDVIMKLPAGFREALVLDLKYGMSAKEIAELTGWSPGTVKSRLYRARRKVQSKLKEME from the coding sequence TTGAACTTTGATGAACTGAAAGATGCAGACCATATGGACGAAGATACGCTTAGGGCTGTGATGGAGCGGTTCGGCGACGACGTCTGGAATTATATTTATTATCTGACGTCAAGCATCGAGCTGGCGGACGGGCTGGCGCAGGAAGTGTTTGTGAAATGCTATTACCGCATCGGGACGTACCGGGGAGGGTCTTCTTTTCAAACCTGGCTGTTCTCCATTGCGCGCAATGCGGTGTTCTCCTACCGAAAGTCCCGATTTTTCAAAGCAAGTCTGTGGGGAGATTTCACTGCGCTGCCGGATCGGACGGAAAAGATCGGGGTGAACGCAGGCGGAGGCATGGTAGTTGCGGCTTCGGCAGAAATGCAGTATTTCAGCAGCATGCATGTCAATGAAATCTGGGATGTCATTATGAAGCTGCCCGCTGGCTTCCGTGAAGCGCTTGTGCTCGATTTGAAGTACGGGATGTCGGCAAAAGAAATCGCAGAACTTACGGGCTGGTCGCCCGGAACCGTCAAATCAAGGCTGTACCGCGCTCGCCGCAAAGTTCAATCCAAGCTGAAGGAGATGGAATAA
- a CDS encoding 5'-deoxyadenosine deaminase — translation MGGILIKNAEIITMNKQEEILRGDIRIKDDLIAEIGSGLVPLPEETVIDAMGRTVIPGFVQTHIHLCQTLFRGKADDLELMDWLRKRIWPLEAAHDGESLYYSAMLGIGELISSGTTTIVDMETVHHTDSAFQAIAASGIRALSGKVMMDQRGGDIPEALQEDTAASLQESVDLLEKWNGYDGGRIRYAFSPRFVVSCTEPLLKEVRDLSARYGVKVHTHASENQGEIEIVQAMTGMRNIVYLDHIGLANERLILAHCIWLDEEERRILRERGVHVSHCPGSNLKLSSGIADTTGLIHEHVSVSLGADGAPCNNNLDMFNEMRLAALIQKPIHGPTAMDAKSVFRMATIGGAKAVGMENEIGSIEVGKKADLAILNLYNFHTFPSFDVDPISRIVYSATRADVESTIVNGKILMDRGILKTVDKDTVLRESDRSIKRLLARTTLG, via the coding sequence ATGGGCGGCATTCTGATAAAAAATGCAGAAATAATTACGATGAATAAGCAGGAGGAAATTCTGCGCGGCGACATCCGGATCAAGGACGACCTGATTGCGGAAATCGGCAGCGGCCTTGTGCCGCTTCCGGAAGAAACGGTGATCGACGCCATGGGGCGGACCGTCATTCCTGGCTTTGTGCAGACGCATATCCACTTGTGCCAGACGCTCTTTCGGGGCAAGGCGGACGACCTGGAGCTGATGGATTGGCTGCGTAAGCGCATCTGGCCGCTCGAAGCGGCGCATGACGGGGAGTCGCTCTACTACTCCGCGATGCTTGGCATCGGGGAGCTGATCTCCAGCGGAACGACGACGATTGTCGATATGGAGACAGTGCATCACACGGATTCCGCGTTCCAGGCGATTGCGGCGAGCGGCATCCGCGCCCTCTCCGGCAAGGTCATGATGGATCAGAGGGGCGGGGATATCCCCGAGGCGCTGCAGGAGGACACGGCGGCTTCGCTTCAGGAGAGTGTGGATCTGCTGGAAAAATGGAACGGCTATGACGGCGGACGCATCCGTTACGCTTTTTCCCCAAGGTTCGTCGTCTCCTGTACCGAGCCGCTGCTGAAGGAAGTGCGCGATTTGTCCGCCCGTTACGGGGTCAAGGTGCATACTCACGCCTCCGAGAACCAGGGCGAGATTGAGATCGTGCAGGCGATGACCGGCATGCGCAATATCGTCTACCTGGATCATATCGGCCTTGCGAACGAGCGGCTGATTCTGGCCCACTGCATCTGGCTGGATGAGGAGGAGCGGCGTATTTTGCGGGAACGGGGCGTGCATGTCAGTCATTGTCCGGGCTCCAACCTGAAGCTCTCGTCCGGCATCGCCGACACGACGGGGCTGATCCACGAGCATGTCTCGGTAAGCCTTGGCGCGGACGGCGCCCCGTGCAACAACAACCTTGATATGTTCAATGAAATGCGGCTGGCGGCGCTGATCCAGAAGCCGATTCACGGACCGACGGCGATGGACGCCAAATCCGTATTCCGGATGGCGACGATCGGAGGAGCGAAGGCGGTGGGGATGGAGAATGAAATCGGCAGCATCGAGGTCGGCAAGAAGGCGGACCTGGCAATCCTGAACCTGTACAATTTCCACACGTTCCCGTCCTTTGACGTAGACCCGATCTCCCGGATCGTGTATTCAGCTACTCGCGCGGATGTGGAGAGCACGATTGTTAACGGCAAAATCCTGATGGATCGCGGCATACTGAAGACGGTGGATAAAGATACGGTGCTGCGCGAATCGGACCGGTCGATTAAACGGCTGTTGGCCCGCACGACGCTGGGGTAA
- a CDS encoding NAD(P)-dependent oxidoreductase → MTKIAWIGTGHMGLPMARNLIKAGIGLHVYNRTAERAQPLGKDGAVIRRTSAEAAEGADFIFLMLTKGDAVKDVLAGEEGILAHLKPNAYIVNMSTIGPEEAKEFARLTGEAGGIYVDAPVSGSVGPAVQAQLVILAGGDRDAVEACRPYLDKLGKAVIHFGDVGAGSYAKLAINLLLGVTAQGVGETLLFAEKSGLDRELVLRMISESAVSTKLFEGKKEMYVKDEYPSAFMISLVAKDLGLLTDEARRAGLSLPLAEAAGKTYADATQSGKGELDMAAVWLQLKESARD, encoded by the coding sequence GTGACAAAAATTGCATGGATTGGAACAGGGCATATGGGACTGCCAATGGCCCGCAATTTGATCAAAGCGGGCATCGGCCTGCATGTCTATAACCGGACTGCGGAAAGAGCGCAGCCGCTCGGCAAGGATGGGGCGGTCATCCGCCGGACGTCGGCCGAGGCCGCCGAGGGAGCGGATTTCATCTTCCTGATGCTGACCAAGGGAGATGCGGTGAAGGATGTGCTTGCCGGGGAAGAAGGGATTCTGGCGCACCTCAAGCCTAATGCTTACATAGTGAACATGAGCACGATCGGCCCGGAGGAAGCCAAGGAATTTGCCCGGCTTACCGGTGAAGCCGGAGGAATTTATGTAGATGCGCCTGTATCCGGCTCAGTCGGTCCTGCGGTGCAAGCCCAGTTGGTCATCCTTGCCGGCGGGGACCGTGATGCGGTGGAAGCATGCCGTCCTTATCTGGACAAACTGGGAAAGGCGGTCATTCATTTCGGGGACGTCGGAGCGGGCAGCTACGCCAAGCTGGCGATCAATTTGCTGCTCGGCGTAACCGCGCAGGGCGTAGGCGAGACGCTGCTGTTCGCGGAGAAGTCCGGGCTTGACCGTGAGCTGGTGCTCCGGATGATCAGCGAATCGGCTGTATCCACGAAGCTGTTCGAGGGCAAGAAAGAGATGTATGTAAAGGACGAATATCCTTCGGCCTTCATGATCAGCCTCGTCGCCAAAGATTTGGGACTGCTCACGGATGAAGCGCGCCGCGCGGGCCTTAGTCTTCCACTTGCCGAAGCCGCAGGAAAAACGTACGCGGATGCAACACAAAGCGGCAAGGGAGAGCTGGATATGGCGGCCGTCTGGCTGCAGCTGAAGGAATCGGCACGCGACTAA
- a CDS encoding GNAT family N-acetyltransferase has product MTITMKKCTIEDLRMLQEISYETFNDTFGYLNTPENMKSYLERAFNLEKLEQELSNASSSFFFIYSNEELAGYLKVNVNEAQSDNIAGEALEIERIYISRKFQGQGLGKRLIQKGIEIAIEQNKQQVWLGVWEKNEGAIQFYKGMGFAQNGAHSFYMGDEKQTDFIMVKTL; this is encoded by the coding sequence ATGACAATCACTATGAAGAAGTGCACGATAGAAGATTTACGCATGCTTCAAGAAATAAGTTATGAAACATTTAATGATACTTTTGGATATTTGAATACGCCCGAAAATATGAAATCCTATTTGGAGAGAGCATTTAATTTAGAGAAATTAGAACAAGAATTATCTAATGCCAGTTCATCTTTCTTTTTTATTTATAGTAATGAAGAGCTGGCTGGTTATTTAAAAGTTAATGTCAATGAAGCCCAATCAGACAATATTGCTGGCGAAGCGCTTGAGATTGAGAGGATTTATATAAGCAGAAAATTTCAAGGGCAAGGTCTGGGGAAGCGTCTTATCCAAAAAGGCATAGAAATTGCGATAGAGCAGAATAAACAGCAGGTTTGGTTAGGCGTATGGGAAAAAAATGAGGGTGCCATCCAATTTTATAAAGGAATGGGTTTTGCCCAGAACGGAGCCCACTCCTTTTACATGGGAGATGAGAAGCAAACGGATTTTATTATGGTTAAAACACTTTGA
- the fabF gene encoding beta-ketoacyl-ACP synthase II encodes MERVVITGMGVISPLGNTVEEFWEKLRDGQSGISEIDAFDTSAYKTKFGGVVRNFDAEALFGRKEARRMDRFTQFAIAAADQAMADSGLRPEGMDLERLGVYVGSGIGGIGSLLDQHRVLLERGPDRVSPTLVPMMISNMAAASISIRYGALGPALSPVTACSIGNTAIGEAFRAIRFGEADVILAGGAEAAINEISLASFGNAHAISVRNDDIRRASRPFDAERDGFVIGEGAGILVIESLAHAQRRNARIYAEVIGYGASSDAYHMVATHPEGRGAYQAMKLALQAAGLSPGDIDVISAHATSTEVGDLSETKAIKALFGDDAYRIPVTANKSMTGHMLGAAGGAEAIALVKSLMNNVIPPTINLENPDPDCDLDYVPNEARVRNLEIGMSNSFGFGGHNAVIVIRKYPE; translated from the coding sequence ATGGAAAGAGTTGTCATTACCGGGATGGGCGTCATTTCGCCTCTTGGAAATACTGTAGAGGAATTCTGGGAAAAACTGAGGGACGGACAATCCGGCATATCCGAAATCGATGCCTTTGATACGTCCGCCTACAAGACCAAATTTGGCGGGGTTGTGCGGAATTTTGACGCGGAAGCTTTATTCGGACGCAAAGAAGCGCGGCGTATGGACCGGTTCACCCAATTTGCGATTGCCGCCGCCGATCAGGCCATGGCCGATTCGGGGCTTAGGCCGGAGGGGATGGACCTGGAACGGTTGGGCGTATACGTAGGCTCGGGAATCGGCGGGATCGGGTCGCTGCTGGATCAACATCGAGTGCTGCTGGAGCGGGGGCCGGACCGGGTGAGCCCGACCTTAGTCCCGATGATGATTTCCAATATGGCGGCAGCCTCGATCAGTATCCGGTATGGCGCCTTAGGGCCGGCGTTATCGCCTGTTACGGCTTGCTCCATCGGCAATACGGCCATCGGCGAAGCCTTTCGGGCGATCCGGTTCGGCGAGGCCGACGTAATTCTGGCCGGGGGAGCGGAAGCGGCGATCAACGAAATCTCGCTCGCCAGCTTTGGCAACGCGCATGCTATATCCGTCCGCAATGACGATATCCGGCGGGCCAGCCGCCCGTTTGACGCGGAGCGAGACGGATTCGTCATCGGAGAGGGCGCGGGCATACTCGTGATCGAATCGCTCGCCCATGCGCAGCGCCGGAACGCGCGGATTTACGCGGAGGTGATCGGCTACGGCGCCAGCTCCGACGCCTATCATATGGTGGCGACTCATCCGGAAGGAAGAGGCGCTTATCAAGCGATGAAGCTGGCGCTGCAAGCGGCCGGTCTGTCGCCTGGCGACATCGACGTAATCAGCGCGCATGCGACCAGCACGGAAGTGGGGGACCTCTCCGAAACGAAGGCGATCAAAGCCCTGTTTGGGGATGACGCATACCGCATTCCGGTTACGGCCAACAAATCGATGACGGGGCATATGCTCGGCGCTGCCGGGGGAGCGGAAGCGATCGCCTTGGTCAAGAGCCTTATGAACAACGTCATTCCGCCGACGATCAATCTGGAGAACCCCGATCCGGACTGTGATTTAGACTATGTGCCCAATGAGGCCAGAGTAAGGAATCTTGAGATCGGCATGTCCAATTCCTTCGGCTTCGGAGGGCATAACGCAGTGATTGTAATTCGGAAATATCCGGAATGA
- a CDS encoding helix-turn-helix transcriptional regulator, with amino-acid sequence MNAEARREALSVFLKSQRAKISPLSAGLPAGTRRRTPGLRREEVAQLAGVSTTWYTWLEQGRDIQVSASVLDNVSKALRLTADERSYLYSLALDTHTGPEFPSETQSEIRPSLLKIIRELKYSPTIVTDRRCQIVGWNDAARHVFLDFEQVPAAQRNLIRLLFARKELQRLAVNWEDFVGGFLAIFRTYYGQYVDDEWYTEFLRDMDKNYPDFNRLWQRSTVNNAPDVLIEFRHSKAGKMLFELTSMHVHGSADLRCIIYTPAADGTEMKLMKMIPKM; translated from the coding sequence ATGAATGCCGAGGCCCGGAGGGAAGCGTTGTCCGTCTTCCTAAAATCACAGCGCGCCAAAATTTCACCCTTGTCGGCAGGCCTGCCCGCCGGTACACGCAGAAGGACGCCCGGGCTTAGACGGGAAGAGGTCGCACAGCTTGCGGGCGTCAGCACCACCTGGTACACCTGGCTGGAACAGGGCCGTGATATCCAGGTATCCGCCTCTGTCCTTGACAATGTCTCCAAGGCTCTCCGGCTTACCGCCGATGAGCGAAGCTACCTGTATTCGCTCGCGCTGGATACACATACCGGACCTGAATTTCCTTCCGAGACTCAATCTGAAATCCGCCCTTCCCTGCTTAAAATTATAAGGGAGCTGAAATATTCGCCGACGATTGTAACGGACCGCCGGTGCCAGATTGTCGGCTGGAATGATGCCGCAAGACATGTTTTTCTCGACTTCGAGCAGGTTCCCGCAGCGCAGCGCAATTTGATCCGTCTGCTGTTTGCCCGCAAAGAGCTGCAAAGGCTGGCCGTGAACTGGGAGGATTTTGTCGGAGGCTTTCTCGCCATTTTCAGAACCTATTACGGGCAATACGTTGATGACGAATGGTATACCGAATTCCTCCGCGATATGGACAAGAACTATCCGGATTTCAACCGTCTCTGGCAGCGCAGCACGGTGAACAATGCTCCCGACGTGTTGATCGAGTTCCGGCATTCCAAAGCCGGCAAAATGCTGTTCGAGCTCACTTCAATGCACGTTCACGGCAGCGCCGATTTGCGGTGCATTATCTATACTCCGGCAGCCGACGGGACAGAGATGAAGCTTATGAAGATGATTCCGAAGATGTAA